The genome window TCCCGGCGCCTTCCCCGGCCCCCGCCTCAGCGGCGGCCGCCAAGCGGGTTAGGGCGCCCAGCGCCACCGAGCGGTCTTGGGTCAGCCACATTGGCGGCATGGAACGGATCAGGAACTGGCCGTAACGCTTGGTGGCGATCCTGGGGTCCAGCACCGCGACCACTCCCCGGTCCTCGACCGAGCGGATCAGGCGGCCCGCGCCCTGGGCCAGCATCAGGGCCGCGTGAGCGGCGGAGACGGTCATGAAGCCGCTGCGGCCCTCCTTGTCAGCGGCCTCGGCGCGGGCCGACATCACCGGGTCGTCCGGGCGCGGGAAAGCCAAACGGTCGATCACCACCAGGCGGCAGGTGGCGCCCGGCGCGTCGATCCCCTGCCACAGCGAAATGGTGCCGAACAGGCACGCGTGCGGGTCGGCCACGAACTCGTCGATCAGGGCGCCAAGCGACTTGGAGCCCTGCACGCCGATCTCGAAATCCACCTCCGGGGCCAACGCCTCGGCCGCCGCCTCGGCGGCCCGCTGCGAGGTGAACAACCCCAGCGCGCCGCCCTTGGAGGCCTCCAGCAACTCCCGCAGCCGCCGGTGCTGCGCCTCCCGGTGCGAATCGTCCCGGCCCGGCTCCGGCAAGTCTCCGGCCAGGTACAGAATCGCCTGGCGGCGGTAATCGAAAGGCGACCCCACGTCCAAGCCGTCCCACTCCCCGGGGGCGAGCCCGGCGGCATCGGCGGCCGGTTCCAAGCTTCCGCCCAACGCCAAGGTGGCACTCGTCAAAACGGCGGTCGCGCGGTCCAAAACGGTGGCGCGCAGGTCCGCGGCGACCTGGAGCGGCGCGGCCTTGAGCGCGACCGGGCCGTTGGCCGGACGCTCAACCCAGTGGACGTCGCCGCCGCCCGCCTCCAAACGGTGGGCGGTCTCCTCCAGTTCTTGCAAGGCGGCCGAGGTCAGCTGCTTGGCGGTGGCCGGGGCGTCCGCCAGGTTGGCGACCTCGGTGAG of Bifidobacteriaceae bacterium contains these proteins:
- a CDS encoding ATP-dependent DNA helicase, with product MSPKPTAELLAAAVEKLGGQRRAGQEKMAEAVAVAFQTERHLLVQAGTGTGKSLAYLIPALAFAVREEKCAVVATATLALQRQIVERDLPLATAALAGELGREPVAALLKGRQNYVCKHKLEGGYADAEEDLFEATGVPEAGWRGALTGSALAEEVARLQRWARQTDTGDRDGFPGGASPRAWRQVSVSGAQCIGQKCPVYEACFAEAARAAAGQADLVVTNHAMLAIDASVTPVLPEFDVLVIDEAHNLTRSLTSARTAELTAVQVAGAARRLDGLGVEAAALRKAADEFEAALDAAREGRLREGLGPTLAGAVAGVRAAARTALTEVANLADAPATAKQLTSAALQELEETAHRLEAGGGDVHWVERPANGPVALKAAPLQVAADLRATVLDRATAVLTSATLALGGSLEPAADAAGLAPGEWDGLDVGSPFDYRRQAILYLAGDLPEPGRDDSHREAQHRRLRELLEASKGGALGLFTSQRAAEAAAEALAPEVDFEIGVQGSKSLGALIDEFVADPHACLFGTISLWQGIDAPGATCRLVVIDRLAFPRPDDPVMSARAEAADKEGRSGFMTVSAAHAALMLAQGAGRLIRSVEDRGVVAVLDPRIATKRYGQFLIRSMPPMWLTQDRSVALGALTRLAAAAEAGAGEGAGKPAP